The following coding sequences are from one Vulpes vulpes isolate BD-2025 chromosome 12, VulVul3, whole genome shotgun sequence window:
- the GCNT2 gene encoding N-acetyllactosaminide beta-1,6-N-acetylglucosaminyl-transferase isoform X2, whose translation MMVSWKHYLFTVSLIIALIFVFVYNHKLWEEKHFLRASLSNASALTEVCHQIFKGRVFYPTGNALKTTLSDSTCYEYMAQSHYITETLSEEEAGFPLAYTVTIHKDFDTFERLFRAIYMPQNVYCVHVDEKATDTFKNAVKQLLSCFPNAFLASKMEPVVYGGISRLQADLNCLKDLGASEVPWKYAINTCGQDFPLKTNKEIVQYLKGFKGKNITPGVLPPAHAIGRTKYVHRELLNKKNSYMLKTTQLKTPPPHNMTIYFGTAYVALTREFANFVLQDQHALDLLSWSKDTYSPDEHFWVTLNRIPDLTYLFMRGREKQRHRQREPENCSFQMPG comes from the coding sequence ATGATGGTCTCTTGGAAGCATTACCTTTTCACTGTGTCTCTTATCATTGCCctgatttttgtatttgtttacaATCACAAGTTATGGGAGGAGAAGCATTTTCTGAGGGCATCTCTGTCCAATGCTTCGGCGTTAACAGAAGTCTGTCACCAGATTTTTAAGGGGAGGGTTTTTTACCCAACGGGGAACGCACTGAAAACTACTCTCAGTGACTCTACCTGTTACGAGTATATGGCTCAAAGTCACTATATAACAGAAACACTATCAGAAGAGGAGGCAGGGTTCCCTCTGGCTTACACAGTGACCATCCACAAAGACTTTGACACTTTTGAGAGACTCTTCAGGGCGATTTACATGCCCCAAAATGTCTACTGTGTGCATGTGGATGAAAAGGCAacagacacatttaaaaatgcagtGAAGCAATTGCTCAGCTGCTTCCCAAATGCTTTTCTGGCTTCGAAGATGGAGCCTGTGGTCTATGGTGGGATTTCCAGGCTCCAGGCGGATCTGAACTGCCTTAAAGACCTTGGGGCATCCGAGGTGCCCTGGAAGTACGCCATCAACACGTGTGGCCAGGATTTCCCCCTGAAGACCAACAAGGAGATCGTTCAGTATCTGAAAGGATTTAAAGGGAAAAACATCACCCCCGGGGTGCTGCCCCCCGCTCATGCCATTGGACGGACCAAGTACGTCCACCGGGAGCTCTTAAACAAAAAGAATTCCTACatgcttaaaacaacacaattaaaGACCCCACCTCCTCACAACATGACCATCTACTTCGGTACTGCCTATGTGGCCCTCACCAGGGAATTCGCCAACTTTGTCCTCCAAGACCAGCATGCGCTTGACTTGCTCTCCTGGTCCAAAGACACTTACAGTCCTGATGAACACTTCTGGGTGACGCTCAATAGGATCCCAG